In Microcaecilia unicolor unplaced genomic scaffold, aMicUni1.1, whole genome shotgun sequence, the following are encoded in one genomic region:
- the LOC115458965 gene encoding CXADR-like membrane protein, whose product MPVLSILLLVSSSAWWAYAQIEIMKVEEENVTLPCHHELGRLGLKSLDIEWWFEQKPESAPNMVIGYSDESVYNYPSMNQRGRVSFASNFRAGDASLYIRSLEPGDAGMYSCKVKNGWNYKLERVILKVLVKPSEPKCWMEGELSEGGNITLECKSAAGTEPIQYKWATVSGKEQILGVLPATSSVGIFNPARVRLWNLSTAHSGLYRCTATNEAGHKTCDVQVIVHRKADTLSIGIIIGAVCGVIVGILLIILSVCLLVRMRKRRKLEEEETPNEIREDAEAPKARLVKPDSSSSGSRSSHSGSSSTKSTTNSACRSQQTPSTQMTLPQYRRAEMERRENEPSKCSHSSSRRIDSSSVTNPGQSGAFQTV is encoded by the exons TTTCTAGCTCTGCCTGGTGGGCTTATGCTCAGATAGAGATTATGAAGGTAGAAGAAGAGAATGTGACACTACCTTGTCACCATGAACTGGGTCGGCTGGGGCTCAAAAGCTTGGACATAGAATGGTGGTTCGAGCAGAAACCTGAATCAGCACCAAACATG GTGATTGGTTATTCTGATGAGTCTGTTTATAATTACCCAAGTATGAATCAGAGGGGTCGTGTCAGCTTCGCCTCTAATTTTCGGGCTGGTGATGCCTCCCTATACATCAGATCCTTGGAGCCCGGTGACGCAGGGATGTACAGCTGCAAAGTGAAAAATGGATGGAATTACAAACTGGAACGTGTGATATTAAAAGTTTTAG TAAAACCATCAGAACCCaagtgctggatggaaggagaactATCTGAGGGAGGAAATATAACCTTGGAATGCAagtcagcagcaggaacagaacctATCCAATACAAGTGGGCAACTGTAAGTGGCAAGGAACAAATCCTCGGGGTTCTGCCAGCCACGTCTTCGGTTG GCATTTTCAACCCTGCACGTGTTAGACTATGGAATCTCAGCACAGCACACTCTGGACTTTATCGATGTACAGCAACCAATGAAGCAGGGCACAAGACCTGTGATGTTCAAGTGATAGTGCACC GCAAAGCAGATACTCTAAGCATTGGTATCATCATTGGGGCAGTATGCGGAGTCATAGTTGGTATCTTGCTCATCATCCTCAGCGTGTGTCTTCTGGTCAGAATGCGAAAAAGAAGGAAGCTTGAGGAAGAAGAGACCCCCAATGAGATCAG GGAAGATGCAGAGGCTCCAAAAGCTCGACTGGTAAAGCCTGACTCTTCTTCTTCGGGCTCCAGAAGCTCCCATTCAGGTTCTTCTTCTACTAAGTCAACCACTAACAGTGCCTGTCGCAGCCAGCAGACTCCATCAACCCAAATGACCTTGCCACAGTACAGACGAGCAGAAATGGAGAGACGGGAGAATGAGCCAAGCAAATGCAGCCACTCCAGTTCCAGAAGAATAGATTCATCCTCAGTCACAAATCCTGGACAGAGCGGAGCTTTCCAAACTGTCTGA